In Spirosoma pollinicola, the genomic window CCGATAGTGAGGTAGTTGCGGCTGTTATGCGGAATGCAGGCTATGCGACCACCTCTTCGGCTACGGATGCCGATGTAATTTTCCTGAACACCTGCGCTATCCGCGAGAATGCCGAGCAAAAAGTGCGGCACCGGCTCAACCATCTAAGAGGGCTTAAACGGCTGAAACCCGAACTAATGGTCGGGATTCTTGGCTGCATGGCCGAACGCCTGAAAACCAAGCTTCTGGAAGAAGAAAAAGTAGTCGACATTGTAGCTGGCCCTGATGCTTACCGCGATATTCCGAAATTAGTCGAAGAAGCCGGATCGGGTCAAAAGGCAGTTAATGTATTTCTCTCTCGCGAAGAAACCTACGCCGACATTTCGCCTATTCGTTTGAATTCCAATGGTGTAACGGCTTTCGTATCCATCATGCGGGGTTGCGATAATATGTGCAGTTTCTGTGTGGTACCTTTCACACGGGGCCGCGAACGAAGCCGTGATCCACACAGCATTGTTCGCGAAGCGCAGGATCTTTTTGACCAGGGCTACCGAGAGGTAACGTTACTGGGACAGAATGTGGACTCTTATAAATGGCAGGAAGGGGAGAAAAGGGAGGATGGAGAAAAGGGAGAAAATGCCCTGATGGATTCGCCCGCCGTCACGTTTGCCGACCTCCTCGAACGGGTGGCACAAATCCACCCCGATTTGCGGGTGCGCTTTTCGACCTCGCACCCTAAAGACATTACCGACGATGTGCTCCATACCATGGCCCGGTATGACAACATTTGCAACTACATCCACCTGCCCGCCCAAAGTGGCAACAGCCGGGTGCTGAAGTTGATGAATCGAACCTACGACCGCCCCTGGTATATAGGCAAGATTGACCGTATACGCGAAATTCTGGGCGAAGATTGTGGTATTTCGACCGATATGATTTCGGGCTTCTGTACCGAAACCGAAGATGAACACCAGGAAACGCTGTCGCTCATGGATTATGTGCGATACGACTATGCCTATATGTTTGCGTACTCGGAACGGCCCGGTACGCTGGCAGCAAAAAAATATAGAGATGATATTTCGGAAGACGACAAAAAGCGTCGACTGAACGAAATCATTGATCGTCAACGCGGGCATTCGGCCGAGCGCAACCAACGCCATATTGGCCAAGTACACCGCGTATTGATCGAAGGCCCGTCAAAACGCTCCGACGATTTTCTCAGCGGACGAAATG contains:
- the miaB gene encoding tRNA (N6-isopentenyl adenosine(37)-C2)-methylthiotransferase MiaB → MTLIPELTILQPEDKEQIDLPRTSEDEFAVGKKRLYIESYGCQMNFADSEVVAAVMRNAGYATTSSATDADVIFLNTCAIRENAEQKVRHRLNHLRGLKRLKPELMVGILGCMAERLKTKLLEEEKVVDIVAGPDAYRDIPKLVEEAGSGQKAVNVFLSREETYADISPIRLNSNGVTAFVSIMRGCDNMCSFCVVPFTRGRERSRDPHSIVREAQDLFDQGYREVTLLGQNVDSYKWQEGEKREDGEKGENALMDSPAVTFADLLERVAQIHPDLRVRFSTSHPKDITDDVLHTMARYDNICNYIHLPAQSGNSRVLKLMNRTYDRPWYIGKIDRIREILGEDCGISTDMISGFCTETEDEHQETLSLMDYVRYDYAYMFAYSERPGTLAAKKYRDDISEDDKKRRLNEIIDRQRGHSAERNQRHIGQVHRVLIEGPSKRSDDFLSGRNDQNKVVVFPRGTHQKGEYVNVLVTECTSATLRGEVVNE